The genomic segment ATGTCCATTGAGGCGCGGTCGTAGTCGGCGAAATAGTCGATGTTGGGCGGTTCGTCCGATTCGGCCAGGCGCCAGCGGAAGCCGGGATAGCGAGGCGCGACGCACGCGCACCAGTCGTCCAGGCTCCATTCGAATCTGGCCGCCAGGTTGTAGAGCGGATAGGCCCAGCTTGGCTGGTCCAGCAGCGTGGCCATGGCATCCGCCACATCGCGAACGTACAGCCAGTCGCGCCGACCCGCGCGGGGCAGGATTGCCGTTTCGCCGTCTCGGGCGCGCAAAAGGACCTGGAGTGGGGCGCTCAGCGTGTCCCGCACCCCGCTGTCCGCTTCCCAAGGACCAAAGCAGGTACCCAGGCGACCCACCACGAGCGGCAGACCGCGCAAGCTCGCGAGGCGCATGGCGGCTTCTTCCGCAGCGCGCTTGGACATGCCGTAGAGGCCTTCCGGCAGCAGTGGGGTGTCGTCTTCGTGCAGGGCCGCCGACAGACGTCCGCTGCGCCCGTAAACGGAGCCGGAACTGGCATGCAATACGCGCTCAACACCGTTATCGGCGGCCGCGCTGATCGCGGCAAGCACACCGCCGACATTGACATCGAAGATGGCCTGCGCCGCATGCCGCTCGCGCGCCTCATTGGCGGTGATCGCGGCCAGCGTCACGAGCCGTTGCGGACGGTGTTCGCTCATCACCTCATGCAATGCACCTGCGTTTCTTACGTCACCGATGCAAGGCACGAAGCGACCGGGCAGCGCCGCGAACGAGCGGGTAGCGATTTCGGTCGGCGCCGAGCGGTCGAAGCCGATCACCGTCTCGCCTGTCGCGAGCAGGTGCTCGGCGAGGGCCAGGCCGACAAAGCCACTGCTGCCAGTGATGAGCGTGGTCATCTTAGGCCGTTTCCTTGACCGTTTCGGGTCGCAGCAGCGCGAGAATATGGCGCTTGTAGTCGTTGAATGCGGTGCTGGTCGGATCGCGAGGACGTTCCAGTTCGATTGGCAGAAGCTCGCGGATGCGGCCGGGCCGTGCGGACATCACGGCAACGTGAGTGCCCAGCGCCAGCGACTCATCGATACCGTGGGTGACGAACACGATGGTGCTCTGGCTTTCACGCCAGATGCGGATCAACTCGCCGTGCATGTCCATTTTGGTCTGCTCGTCCAGCGCGCCGAACGGCTCGTCCATCAGGATCACTTCCGGGTTCATCAATAGCGCGCGGGCGATCCCGACGCGTTGGTTCATGCCGCCGGAAAGTTCGCTCGGAAAGTGATTCTCGAAACCTTTCAGGCCCACCATCTCGATATAGCGTTGGGCCTTTTCACGGCGGTCAGCCTTGCTGGCACCGCGCATCTTCAAGTGGAAGGCGACGTTTTCCCAGACAGGCAGCCATGGCATCAGGTTGGCCTGCTGGAACACCACACCGCGGTCGGCACCCGGCTCGGTGATTGCCTGACCACCGACCGTAACCGTTCCAGAGGACGGTCTGTCGAAGCCGGCGATCATGTTGAGCAGTGTGGACTTGCCGCAACCACTCGGGCCGAGCAGGCAGAGAAACTCATTGCGCTTGACCGAGAGGCTCACGTTCTCCAGTGCCGTGACGACCTGCTTGCGCTGGCTGTCCTCGAATACGCGCGATACGTTGTCGATGGTGATCAGAGCCATGGTGTCAACCTTCCTTCGCTTGCAGAGTGGAGCCGCGCTGCCAGCGCAGAACGCGTCCGGCGATGTACTTGATGACGTAATCGCTGAGAAAACCGAGCAGGCCGATGCTCACCATCGAGGCGATGACGATGTCGTAGCGCAGAAAGTAATACGAGTCCCACAGCACGTAGCCGACCCCGCTTTTCACCGCGACCATTTCAGCCGTCACCGTGAGCATCCAGGCCGAGCCGATGGCGATCCGCAGGCCCGAGAAAATGCTAGGCAAAGCGGCAGGGAACACAATGTGACGCAGCAGCTTCGACGGCGATCCGCCGGTCATGGCGCCGGCGCGCAGCAAGTTGCGGTCGCACGTCTTCACGCCGTGGATGGTGCTGAGCAACACGGGGAAGAACGAGCCCATGAACACCAGGAAGATGGCGGGCTTGTCGGCGATCCCGAACCAGATGATCGCCAGCGGAATCCATGACACTGGCGGAATGGGACGCAACGTTTGCAGGGTCGGCTCGATCAGGGCTTCGACCCGGCGTGACCAGCCGATGGCCATGCCGATACCGACGCCAAGCACGGTTGCAATCAGAAACCCGGCGAACACCCGGCCGGAACTCGCCGCGATATCGGACAGCCAGCGACCGGAATAACTCTGGGTGTTGCCGTCGGTGCTGAAGATCCAGTCCGCCCAGG from the Stutzerimonas stutzeri genome contains:
- a CDS encoding NAD-dependent epimerase/dehydratase family protein, producing MTTLITGSSGFVGLALAEHLLATGETVIGFDRSAPTEIATRSFAALPGRFVPCIGDVRNAGALHEVMSEHRPQRLVTLAAITANEARERHAAQAIFDVNVGGVLAAISAAADNGVERVLHASSGSVYGRSGRLSAALHEDDTPLLPEGLYGMSKRAAEEAAMRLASLRGLPLVVGRLGTCFGPWEADSGVRDTLSAPLQVLLRARDGETAILPRAGRRDWLYVRDVADAMATLLDQPSWAYPLYNLAARFEWSLDDWCACVAPRYPGFRWRLAESDEPPNIDYFADYDRASMDIQRLLDDTTFRPRFGLTEAYANYHHWLEEHGTGRCHSTP
- a CDS encoding ABC transporter ATP-binding protein, which codes for MALITIDNVSRVFEDSQRKQVVTALENVSLSVKRNEFLCLLGPSGCGKSTLLNMIAGFDRPSSGTVTVGGQAITEPGADRGVVFQQANLMPWLPVWENVAFHLKMRGASKADRREKAQRYIEMVGLKGFENHFPSELSGGMNQRVGIARALLMNPEVILMDEPFGALDEQTKMDMHGELIRIWRESQSTIVFVTHGIDESLALGTHVAVMSARPGRIRELLPIELERPRDPTSTAFNDYKRHILALLRPETVKETA
- a CDS encoding ABC transporter permease; its protein translation is MFSSLSQALYQRIERFIVPILLLAGWETFSRSGILPPALLPAPSQVMLAWADWIFSTDGNTQSYSGRWLSDIAASSGRVFAGFLIATVLGVGIGMAIGWSRRVEALIEPTLQTLRPIPPVSWIPLAIIWFGIADKPAIFLVFMGSFFPVLLSTIHGVKTCDRNLLRAGAMTGGSPSKLLRHIVFPAALPSIFSGLRIAIGSAWMLTVTAEMVAVKSGVGYVLWDSYYFLRYDIVIASMVSIGLLGFLSDYVIKYIAGRVLRWQRGSTLQAKEG